TCTACATCAGTAATTGAAATAATTCCACTTAATCTGTCATCTTTAATTTCATTCCTTTGAATAATTTCTGAAAGTTCTCTTTTAATTTGCTGACTAATACGACGAGGACGATTATATGATTTCATGACGCAAGCTCCTTGAGGCTTATTCTTTCTTTTTCTATAATGGTCCAGCATTCAATTAAATCACCTTCTTCAATTTCATTAAACTCTTGAAAAGAAATACCACATTCAAATCCTGCTTGAACTTCACGAGCATCATCCTTAAAGCGTTTTAAGCCGTCTATTTTACCTTGATATATTAATTTTCCGCCTCTTGTGACCTTTGCAATTTGATTTCTCTGAATCTTTCCCTCAGTTACATATGCACCAGCAATTTTATTACCTTTGCCAAAAGTAAATATTTTTCGAACTTCTGCTACTCCAAGTTTAACTTCTTCTTTTTCAGGCTCAAGCAATCCTAGAACTGCTTTCTCTAAATCTTCTGTAATTTTATAAATAATATCGTAAATCCTAACATCTATACCTTGCTCACTTGCAATCTTTTGAGCATTTACATCAGCAACAACATGAAACCCAATTACAATAGAGTTTGTGCTAGCTGCCAAATTAATATCATTCTCAGAAATGTTTCCACTTCCTACATGAACAGGTCTAACTAATACTTCATTTGTTGAAAGTTTTATAATTTCTTTTGCAACAGCTTCAGCTGAACCCTGCACATCTGCCTTTATAATAATTTTCAACTCATGTACTTGACCTTCTTTTACCTTAGATGAGAAATCAACTAGTCCATATGACCCATGTTTTTCTAGTTCTTTCAATTGATTTTGTTGTGCAATTTCTTTTGCTTCTTGGTAAGTTTTACAGACCTGGAAAGTATCGCCAGCACGAGGTACATCTGATAAACCAATTACTTCAACTGGCATAGAAGGTGGTGCTTCTTCTACTTCTTTTCCATGATCATCAAACATTGCTCGAACACGCCCTGCAACTTTTCCTGCAACTAAACAATCTCCTTTTTTTAGAGTTCCATTCTGAATCAAAAGATGAGCTATTGAGCCTCTTTCTTTTGAAAGCTCAGCTTCAATTACTGCACCAACTGCAAGCCGGCCTGGATTTGCTCTAAGTTTGTACGAAAGTTCTGCATCAGCTACAAGAGTAATTTTTGTAAGTAAGTCATCTAAATCAATTCTTTTTTTCGCACTAATTCTTGAGCATACTGTTTTACCACCATAGTCTTCAATTAAAAGATCATGTTCTGCTAACTGTCCAAGTACTCGATCTGGCTGAGCACCTTCTTTATCAATCTTATTTAATGCAATCACAATAGGTACGCCAGCTGCTTTAGCATGATCAATTGCCTCTATGGTCTGTGGCATAACTCCGTCATCTGCAGCAACTACAAGAATTGCAATATCTGTAACTTGGGCTCCTCTTGCCCTCATCGCAGTAAAAGCCTCATGGCCAGGTGTGTCTAGAAAACTTATCTTACGTTTTTTGTTGTCATAATCTAATACTTCAACTTGATAAGCTCCAATATGTTGTGTAATCCCTCCTGCTTCTTGCTCAGTAATCTTAAATTTTGTTTTTCTTATAGCATCAAGCAAAGTAGTTTTACCATGATCAACATGCCCCATGATGGTTACTACTGGTGGTCTTGGTAAAAGATCTTCTTCAGCTTCAAGCGAAATATCTGGCTGTAAACTTATTTCTTCTTTAGCTTCTTCTTCAGTTATAACTTCATAGCCTAAAGATTTTGCACATTCTATTGCTAGCTCAAGCTCAATCGTTTGATTAACAGTTTTTATTATTCCACTTGAAAATAAATTTTTTACAACTTCTGTTTCTTGTAAGCATAATTTTTCTGCTAGCTCTTTAACTGACAATGCTGAAGTTAAAGTTACAATCAAAGGTTTAGATATAGTTGCAACAGTTTCAGTTTCTTTCTTTTCTTTCTCTTTTTGTTGATGTCCACCCCTTGTTCCGGATGGTCTTTTAGTTCTTCCCATCATAGAAGGCACCATGGTTGGTTTTGCTACACGGAAAGGTTGAACAGGTAAATTTGGTAACAATGGTTGTTCTTGTTTTTTAGGTTGGATACGTATTGTTTGTTCTTGTACTTGAGATACTTCTTGTTTTTGAATTATGTTTACACTTGTAGTTTGTGTCTCAGTTGCTTTTAATTCACTGACTGGTGCTTCTGTTGGTTTTTCTTCAGGTGGTGGAGGCGGCTTAATTCTTCTTACAATTTTTAATTGTTTTTTTACTGGCACAGGTTCTGGTGGTGGAGCCTGACTTGCAGGCTTTTCTAGTTTTGATTTTTTTTGTTCCTTTAGTTCTTGAATCATTGCTGAAGGGTCTAACTTTAATCCGCTTTCCTGTAAAGCTAAAACTATTCTTTCTACTAGTTCCTCATCAACTGAGCTTGATGCACTTTTTACAGGATAGCCAAGCTGCTCACATATAGAGATAATTTGTTTTGCTACATCAGATTGCTTTTGCTTGCGAACTTTTTCGTCAGATTCAGACTTAGTAATAATCCTAGTTAAATCATAAATACGAGGTTTAGTAGTTTTCATACTGCCACCTCATTTCTTAGGTTTTGAGGTTGAGGGAAGTTTAAAAGCTGATTAATGATTGTTGATAACTTGGAAGCTGGGACTTTAAGCATTTTTTGAAGTTTTTTTTCTTTAATTGCTTTATTAACACAGTCTGAATTTTTACATAAATATATTGATCTGCCAAGTTGATATTTGTTTGGGTTTAAAATAATTTGTTCAAGGCCAGATCCCAAATCATGAATCTTAGTCAGACGAATAAGGTCACTCTGTGTACTTTGCTTGCGACAAGTAATGCATTGCCTAATTAGATTTTTGTGATTCTGGTTCTTGATCTTTGGTCTCCTTGGGTTCTTGTGTTATTACTTCTTCAGTTACTTCTTTTTTATCTTTATCTTTTTGGTCTAAAACAACAGTGGTCTTTGCTCCAACACCAAATGGCTGGCCTTGGATTTGAGTTTCACTTCTTATGTCAATTTTCCATTCAGTTAGCTTAGCTGCTAACCTGACATTTTGTCCGTTTTTCCCAATAGCTAGACTTAATTGATCATCAGGTACAATTACTTCTGCACGTCTTCCAGTAGGGTCATCGTACAAAGCAACAGTTACAATTCTTGCTGGACTTAAAGAATTAGAAATAAAGTCAATAGGATCCTGAGACCATCTGATGACATCAATTTTTTCATTTCTTAGTTCTGTTACAACATTTTGAATTCTTGCACCCCTGCTGCCAATACAAGCACCAACAGGATCAATGTCAGCATCGTTTGAATGAACTGCAATTTTAGTTCTGTATCCTGCTTCTCTAGCAATTGCTTTGATCTCAACTGTTCCATCATCTATTTCAGGTACTTCAAGTTCAAACAACTCTTTAACTAACTCTTCATGAGTATGAGAAACAATAACAGTAGGGACTCTACCTGATTCTCTTAATTCCTTTACATAAACCCTTATTCTTGAACCTACTTTATAAGTCTCACCAGGCAACTGTTCTCTCGGGGGTATATGACCTTCAAACCGTCCAAGGTCAACAACAACGTTTGGTTTTCCGTTGTTTAAAATTTCAATTCTCTTGATTTGGCCTGTCATCATTGTTCCTTGACGACCAACAAATTCTTGTTTTACTAAATCTTTTTCAGCTTCTCTTAAACGTTGAGTCATTATTTGCTTTGCAGCTTGAGCAGCTATTCTTCCATATTCAGCAAAATCATCCGGAGTAACATCAATCTCAAGTATTTCATCAAGTACTACATCAGGCAAAAGTTCTTTAGCTTCAGCTATTGCAATTTCACGACACTCATTTGTAACTGTTTCAACAATTGTCTTTGGTGCAAATATACCAATCTCGCCAGTTACTTCATCAAACTGGATGTGAACACCATCAATATTGTGATCCGGGACTTTCTTTTTATATGCAGCAAGAATTGAATCACAAATAGCATTAATGAAAACCTGCTTTGGAATATTCCTTTCACTTTCCAATTGTTCTGCTGCCTCTATTAACTGAACTCCAATCTTATACACGGTGTAACCTCCTAGTGTTTCATTGTTCTTTATCTACAAAAAAAGCTGGAAGTTTTTAAAACCCCAGCCTGACTTGGCTTCCTGTTTTACGGATACATTGTACCACGGCAAACCTCTACCAAAGCAATCCAATGATAACCTTTAGTGCAAATCTTGTATTTTGAAGAAATGTGTAACTCTCTCTCCTTTTTTGTTTAAAAATTATTTCTAGTCTTTTTAAATTTTGGTAAAAACCATAAGCATTAAGTAAAAAATAAAAAGATATAGTAATTAGAATCCAGAGATATATAAGTAAAATAACTTTGCAAAGTAACATAGCTTGTTTATAATTTTGCTATTTGATCAAAAGATAATTCAACTGGTGTTGATCTTCCAAAAATACTTACCAATGCTTTAACTGTTTCTCTTTCTTCATTAATTTCAGTTATCTCACCAATAAAATCCTCAAACGGCCCTGACTGGATTTTTACTGATTCACCAACAATAACATCAATAATCTTTTTGCCTTCTTTTGTCTTTGTAAACACTTGGCTCTTTCTTAGAATTCTTCTTACCTCTGATGGTGGGACAGCAAGTGGTTGTTTATTTGCACCAATAAATCTTGTTACACCTGGAGTATCTTTAATTATTCTCCAGGTACTATCATCCATAATCATTTCAATTAATACATACCCCGGGAATTCACGTTCTTTTTTCTGGACTCTTTTACCATCATGAATCTTAGTAACATCTTTTTCAGGTACTATTACATTAAAAATCTTGTCATCAGCACTTAGAGTCTTTATTCGTTTCTCAATATGTTCTTTTACCTTGTTCTCATGGCCTGAGGCAGTTTGAACAACATACCAATTTCTTGTTTGTGGTTTTCGTGCTTGTTTTGACTTTAGCATAAATTTTCTTGCCTTTAAAAAAGTCTACCAGTAAAAAAGTCAGCAACTAACTTAAAAACCTTATCCATAGCAAAAATAATACCAGTAATTATAGCTACTAGCAGCATTACAGAGAAAAACTCTGTAGTAGTTTGTTCTCTTGAAGGCCAGGTTATTTTTAAAAACTCACTTTTAACCTCAGACAAAAACTGCTTAAGGTTAAAAGGTTTAGTCTCTATCTCGACCTTTCCATTATCAGTCTCTTTCTCACTCATTGCTATTGCCATAATTGGTTTTTACCTCTTGTATATTGTACATTACAGTGTAAATATTAAATTGGTAAAGTATAATTTTCTAGTGCAGTACTACTATGCTCTTTTTGATCTTCTGATTTCTGCTCCTCTGATTCTCTGGAATGCGCCCTTAGTTCAGTTGGTAGAACGCAGGTCTCCAAAACCTGATGTCGTAGGTTCGAGTCCTACAGGGCGCGAGTAAAAGAATAACGCTCAAGATTTTCTAAAGACGAAAATCTTGAGCGTTGTGACAAGAGGCAAACTGGAAGTCTGTGGAAGTGCAAAAGCCGAGTCTCGAGGCTGGAGCACGATTATAAAAAAGAAGCAGGTCTCCAAAACCTGATGTCGTAGGTTCGAGCCCTACAGGGCGCGAGGGTTAAACTGGGAGGATAAATAACATGTCAAAAAAAGTTACAGGTCCTGTTTTCAAAATAGAAGACGATCTTTATGGGATGACTAAAAAACAGATAGCTGAAGAGGTAAGGATTATGAGAGAGAGAGCTGAAAGAGTAAGGCAAAGACTAGATCAAAATGTTTCGTTTGTATTGAAAAAAAAAGATGATATGACAAAGTAAGTCATACGGCAGGAGTCAATTTTGGAATGTGAATATAGCCGTCAAAGTTCATTATTTCAGTTCTAACGTCCATTACGAGGGCGTGAATTAGTGGACAGAAATCAGTGGTCAGAGGAACAGATGTTTTGTATTCAAAGTAGAAATAGTGTTGATTTAAGTAGCCATGGATAAAAATAAAATTAGATTAATGCTTGTCGAGGATCATGTTCTAACAAGAATTGGTCTTAAGGTTTCACTTGAAAAATATCCAAACCTTGATGTTGTTGCAGAAACTGCAAATGGAAGAGAAGCAATTGAACTGGCAAAGGAAAAAATTCCTGACTTGATTATTATGGACATTGGTCTAGTGGAACTTGATGGTATTGAAGCTACTAAAAGAATCAAAGAAGCAAACCCAAATATAAAAGTAATCATGTTAACAAGTCATGAATCTAAAAGAGAAGTATTAGCAAGCTTAGCTAGCGGAGCCGATGGTTATTGTTTAAAGGATACCTCACCTGAGCAATTAATTACAGCAATAGAGTCAGTGTATGAAGGAAATGCATGGCTTTCAAGCCAGGTTGCTGAGAAGGTTTTAAGAAATATTTATGGGAAAGATATAAGTCAAATCGAACAAATAGCAAAGTCTTCTGTTGTAAATATCCCGACAGGTCCTTTGTCGGATCGAGAATTTGAAGTTTTAAAGCTTATTGTAGATGGTAAAAGTAACCAAGAAATTGCTGACAAGCTTTTTATAACCTTAGCTACTGTAAAAACACATGTACGTAGTATTTTAAATAAACTAAGTGTTGATGACAGAACACAAGCAGCAGTAAAAGCAATGAGAGAAGGTCTGGTTAGTTTTTGAAGTTTAGTTATTTAAATTGATAAAAATCACTTGGTAGAGTTGAGACATCATAAAGAGTTTTTAGTAAGTCAGTCTCAGTTATTAAACCTATAAGCTTTCTGTCATTATCTACAACTGGTAAGCAGCCAAATTTGTTGATCAGCATTATTTCTATTGCACCTTTAAGTGGTGTTTCTGGTCCAACAGCTGTGACTTGTTTTACCATTGCATCTTTTACTAAGATCATATCTGAGTTACCACTTAATGAATCAATTATTTCTCTGTAAGTTACAAGTCCAACTAGTTTTTTATTTTTATCAATGACTGGAAGATTTCTTATTTTTTGTTGTCTCATAAATTTTGAAGCATTAAAAATTGTTTCATCTTCAGAAAGCACTCTTGGATCCTGATTCATTATGTCTTTGACTCTCATAAGTTAAGGATATCGCAGCTAAACCTAATTGTTAATGGTTAAAACAATCAATGAAGATAAAACCTGTGTATATGGGTATAACACTAAGAGCAAGTTACAAAAATATAAATGAGGTGGAAACGATTTTAAAACATATTGATGAATCTATTTTTGTAGATACACCACAAGTATTTAATATAATCATAGACTTAAAGAAAAGTATCAATAGCTTATTTGACAAAGAGCCATTCATTCCCAAAGAAGATTTTGAGAATTATAATTATACTTGGCCGCCAAAAAAGAAATCAAATCCTTAGGTAGGTAGATAAAAATGGAGAATTTAACAGACGAAAAACGTCTTCGTCTTCTTATAGAAGCTCAGCCAATTTCAATGATAATGACTGATATAACAGGTAAGATTACTTTTATAAACAAACGAACAGAAACATTGTTTGGCTATACTCAAGATGAATTGATAGATCAAAATATTGAGATGTTAGTACCTAAACGTTTTCGCAAGACACACTCTGAATATACTGTTTCTTTCTTTAAGGAACCACAAGCAAGACCAATGGGAGCTGGAAGAGATTTAGTTGGCATTCATAAAGATGGCAGAGAAATCTTAATAGAAATAGGACTTACTCCAATAAAGACTGAGGAAGGACAATTTGTACTAGCATCAATCATTGATATTACTGAACGAAAACATTTAGAAGAGTTACTGAAACAAAAAACCATAGAATTAGAACGTTCAAATAAAGAACTAGAACATTTTGCATTTGTTGCTTCCCATGACCTACAAGAGCCGCTACGACAAATAATTTCGTTTAGTGATTTATTAAACAAGAAATATCACAATGTAATAGACGAAAAAGCAGATACGTACCTGCACTATATGCATGATAGTGCACTTAGAATGAGGATGCTTATTAAAGATATACTTGAATTATCGCGAGTAACTACTAAAGCACTTCCTTTTAAACCAGTTAATTTAGAAACAGTAGTACATCAAGTAATAAATGACCTTGAAGTAAAAATTAAAGAAAAACATGGCAAGGTAGAAATTAGTAATTTACCAACTATCAATGCTGAAGAAAATCAAATGAGACAGCTTTTTCAAAACTTAATATCAAACTCATTAAAGTTTTCTAAAAAAAATATTTCACCTCACATAATAATAGAAAGTAAAAACATAAGTAATGGAAAAATAGAAATTAAAGTACAGGATAATGGAATTGGTTTTGACAAAAAAGATACAGAAAGAATATTCCAGCTTTTTCAAAGATTACATACAAATGAAGAATATGAAGGAACAGGAGTAGGGCTTGCCATATGTAAAAAAATTATGGAGTATCATAATGGCAAAATTACTGCTTGTAGTCAAGTTGGTAAAGGGACAACTTTTATACTTAGTTTTCCCTCATCTACAATTTTTTAAACAAATAAGTATAAAATAACTAAACTATAAAGATGATTTTTTTAACCTAACTTAATGTAATAAAGCATAAACATTGTTTAAGTATAAAATGTTTATATTCGTGTAAATAGGGTAAGAAGTAAAGGGGATTTTTATTATGAGTGGTAATTTTATAAACAAACTTGCATCATTAGGTAATAAACCTACTGAAGTGTTGTTAATAGAAGATAATTCCAAAGACGCGGCCTTTATATCTGAACTTTTGCATAGCAATGAACAGTGCAAGTTTAATGTTACTCGTGTTGATAGACTGAAATATGGTTTTGAATATCTTGACAAAAAGGATTTTGATGTTGTCCTTTTAGATCTTACTTTACCAGACAGTCTTGGTTTTGATACACTTAAAAGTTTAAAGGATAGAATTCCTAAAGTGCCTATATTGATATTAACTGGATCTGTTTTAAAGCGTGAAGAGATGAGGCATTGTATAAAAGATGCAAGTGGTTATTTAGTAAAAGGCTACGTAGATAGTAATGGCTTGTCATGCAGTATATTGTCAGCTCTTAATGAAAACTCTTTTGCTTACCAGAATCAAACCATGCAGCCTGCTTAGTAGTAATTGACAAACTTCGATAATAAGATACTAGATGTCCCATTAATTCAATAACCATCTTTCTACTTATTTCAGTGTAGTCTTTTGCTTTTTCAGATGAAAGTTCCCTACTTCTTTTTTTTAGTACATTTGCATGAACCTCTAATACATCTTTTGGGCTAGCTTTAAGTATGCCTAGTTGCTTAGCAATAAAATTTATTTCGTCTGAGTATTTTTTATTATTTTTTTCTGACTTGTTTTGAATTTCTAATTCTAATAAATCTTCGTATTTTTCAACTATCTCCATAAAAAGTAGTGGGAAAGACTGACTTAATGGTACAAACCCATATAACTGAGTCAAAATATCACCATTAGGTTTATTTGCTAAATCTTCAAGATCGCTTATTTCTTTTTGATGCTCTTGAACTAATTTTATTTTTTCAAACTCTTGTTGAAGTTGCTTGCTTTTAGTGATGTCACGTACTATAACTGATGTTCCTGTAATTTTTCCTGAAGCATCTTTTATAGGAAATACAGTTAATGAAATATTTATTCTAGTGCCATCTTTTTTCATTCTGACTGTTTCATAATTTTCAAGATATTCACCTTCTTTTATGATTTTAGAAATCATAGGTAATTCTTCTTCTTTTTCTTGTGGTACTAAAATTGAACAATGCTTTCCTTTTATGTCTTTTGTACTATAGCCATAAATATATTCAGCAGCATGGTTCCAGCTTAATATAGTACCGTCAGATGCGATGCTAAAAATCGCATCACTTGAAGATTCAATGATAGATGCTAAAAGCAAGTGTAGTTCTTCGGAAAGTTTTTTTTCAGTAATATCTCTAATAATTGCACATATTGCAGTTATATCTCCCTTAGAATCCTTTATTGGAGCTAAGTCTGCTGAGACATAAATCTCTTTTCCATCTTTTCTTATTCTTTTTGCTTCATATTGAACTGTACGCTGGCCACTTTTTAGTTTTTCAACAATTTCAGTGATTATATCTTGATGTTCAGGTGGCATAACAATTGAAATATGTTTTCCAATAGCTTCACTTACTAAGTAGCCATATATTCTTTCTGCACTTGGATTCCAACTAACAATTTTGCCCTCAAGAGTTGTCGCTATAATTCCATCAGCAGAATATTCTACAAGAGAAGCTAACTGTGATTCTAAATCTTCAGCTCTCCGGGCTAATTCAGTTTCTAATTTCTTATTAGCCCCCTCTATCTTTTTTTGTTCAGTAATGTCTTTAATAATAGCTGCAAGACTAATTGGCTCTTTGTCTTCACCCCTTACAATAAAGACTGTAAGCAAAATAGGGACACGTGTTCCATCTTTTCTTATATATTCTTTTTCATATTCTTCAGGTTTACCTGTCTGTAGAATTCTTTCAATTATTTTAGCTTCGTATTCATAATACTCACAAGGAGTAAGATCCTGATATTTTCTACCTAACAATTCTTCTTTGGTGTAGCCTGTTAATTTAGAAAAAGATTCATTGACATCTATTAAAGTCCCGCTTAAAGTTGCATAGCCAATAGCATCTTTTGAAGAATTATAAATTCCAGTAAAACGCTCATGCATTTTTCTGTATTCTTCTTCAGCTTTTATTCTTATAGCTTTTTCTTCTTCAAAAACTGCAAGTTGTGCTCTTAAAACTTTTAGTTCTTTTATTAATTCTTCTCTTGTTCTCTCTTGAATAGTTAGTTGTGCTGCCATATGTTTTATTGATTTGGGCCTAAAACCAAGAGAGTAAACCTTCTCTCTTAATTGTTTGTAAGTGGAAAGATATCCACTAGTAAAAACTTACGAGTATTTTACATTCCAAAAAGCCTTGTTGGTTTAATTCAGTTTTTTTAAGTAGCATTTTTTAATGATCAGCATTTATTTTTCTTAAACTTCTTTAAATACCTTAATAAAAAATAAACCCAACTCGTATTTCAATTCTTACAATCTCTTACAATTTGAGGATCATTTCTTATCTATAGCCGTCGTTAAATTTCTTTAGAGGAGTTGTAGTGCTTTTTTTATATTCAACAACAGTTTTTGTAAGTGGCCTTTTGCTTTTTTGGATACAACCAATGTTTGCAAAAATGATTTTACCAGTGCTTGGTAGTGCACCAGCAGTGTGGAATACCTGTGTTGTTTTTTTTCAAGCAGTTTTATTGCTTGGTTATATTTATGCTCACGTATCAATAAAATTTCTTGGAGTACAAAAGCAATCTATTTTTCATATTCTACTTTTATTTTTACCTTTTTTTGTTTTGCCTGTCTGTATTCCAAAAGGATGGACACCTCCTGTAGGTGAAAACCCTATTTTGTGGCTTTTGCTTTTGCTTTCTTTCTCAGTTGGTTTGCCGTTTTTTATTATTTCAACAAGTGTACCAATGCTTCAAAAATGGTTTTCTTTACTAGGACATAAAACAAGTAGTGATCCTTATTTTTTATACGTATCAAGTAACTTTGGAAGCATGATAGGTTTGCTTAGTTATCCAATTGTTATTGAACCTTATTTAAAATTAGTAAACCAAAGTATACTGTGGTCTTTAGGATATTTTTTACTTGTGTTATTGGTTATATGCTGTGCTTTTACTTTGCATTTTAAAAGGGCAAATATAACTAGTCCTTCAACAACTTATACTGAAATAAGTGAAGATAGAGAAACACCATCTTCTACTAAATTTAAATGGATCATTCTTGCATTTATTCCCTCAAGCTTACTTTTAGGAGTAACAACTTATCTTACTTCTGAAGTTCCAGCAATTCCTCTTTTTTGGATAATACCACTAGTAATTTATTTACTTACTTTTATTTTAGTTTTTTCCAGGAAAGAGTTAATTTCTCATAAGCTCATGGTAAAAGTAATGCCTTATGTAATATTGCTACTGGCTGCTTTTTTAATTTTTGATATTGGAAAATCTACTTACCTTTTTAATTTAATACACTTATTAATGTTTTTTGTTGCTTCTATGGTATGTCATGGTGAACTTGCAAAAACAAGACCAGCTACTAAGTACTTAACTGAGTTTTATCTTTTAATTTCTCTTGGAGGTGTTCTTGGAGGAATGTTTAATGCTTTAGTAGCTCCATTATTATTTAACAGAATCATTGAGTACCCCTTAGCTATTGTCTTAGCTTGTTTAGTATGCCTTCACTTAACAAAAGCAAATTTACTAGACTATGTTCTTCCTTTATTAATTGGTTTAATTATTTTTATACTTATTAAGGTATTGCCACTACTTAGTTTAAAGATAAGCATACTTAAAATTATTTTTGCAATAATTTTGCCAATAATAATTTGTTTCTTCTTTTCAAAAAGACCTGTACGTCTTATTCTCTCTGTAGCAATTCTTTTAATAGCAAGTGTTTATTATAAATATTGTGAACAAGAAGTATTATTTATAGAGAGAAGTTTTTTTGGCATTCATACAGTAAAGTATGGATCTGGGAAAAAGTTTCATTCATTATTACACGGAAGTACCTTACATGGCTGCCAAAGAATTAATCCATTAAAACAAAAAGAACCTCTTGCATACTATAGTTATACAAGCCCAATAGGACAGGTTTTTAAAAATTTTGAAAATATAAATGATGCTTGGCATGTAGCTTTAATTGGTTTGGGTACAGGTTCTATTGCTTCATATGCAAAACCAGAACAAGTGTGGATGTTTTATGAAAT
This region of Candidatus Melainabacteria bacterium genomic DNA includes:
- a CDS encoding fused MFS/spermidine synthase yields the protein MLFLYSTTVFVSGLLLFWIQPMFAKMILPVLGSAPAVWNTCVVFFQAVLLLGYIYAHVSIKFLGVQKQSIFHILLLFLPFFVLPVCIPKGWTPPVGENPILWLLLLLSFSVGLPFFIISTSVPMLQKWFSLLGHKTSSDPYFLYVSSNFGSMIGLLSYPIVIEPYLKLVNQSILWSLGYFLLVLLVICCAFTLHFKRANITSPSTTYTEISEDRETPSSTKFKWIILAFIPSSLLLGVTTYLTSEVPAIPLFWIIPLVIYLLTFILVFSRKELISHKLMVKVMPYVILLLAAFLIFDIGKSTYLFNLIHLLMFFVASMVCHGELAKTRPATKYLTEFYLLISLGGVLGGMFNALVAPLLFNRIIEYPLAIVLACLVCLHLTKANLLDYVLPLLIGLIIFILIKVLPLLSLKISILKIIFAIILPIIICFFFSKRPVRLILSVAILLIASVYYKYCEQEVLFIERSFFGIHTVKYGSGKKFHSLLHGSTLHGCQRINPLKQKEPLAYYSYTSPIGQVFKNFENINDAWHVALIGLGTGSIASYAKPEQVWMFYEIDPTVKRIATNPKYFTYLQNCLAKHEIVLGDGRLSIKKAKNSFFNLIIIDGFASDCIPVHLITKEALELYLSKLSKSGILAFHITNRFLSLEPILGNLADSLGLICLAQIDNNQLQRSSGKYPSHWVVLARNKSDLGRLTYEKKWHFVYKRNNIPVWTDDFSNIFGVFKWIKI
- a CDS encoding PAS domain S-box protein, translating into MAAQLTIQERTREELIKELKVLRAQLAVFEEEKAIRIKAEEEYRKMHERFTGIYNSSKDAIGYATLSGTLIDVNESFSKLTGYTKEELLGRKYQDLTPCEYYEYEAKIIERILQTGKPEEYEKEYIRKDGTRVPILLTVFIVRGEDKEPISLAAIIKDITEQKKIEGANKKLETELARRAEDLESQLASLVEYSADGIIATTLEGKIVSWNPSAERIYGYLVSEAIGKHISIVMPPEHQDIITEIVEKLKSGQRTVQYEAKRIRKDGKEIYVSADLAPIKDSKGDITAICAIIRDITEKKLSEELHLLLASIIESSSDAIFSIASDGTILSWNHAAEYIYGYSTKDIKGKHCSILVPQEKEEELPMISKIIKEGEYLENYETVRMKKDGTRINISLTVFPIKDASGKITGTSVIVRDITKSKQLQQEFEKIKLVQEHQKEISDLEDLANKPNGDILTQLYGFVPLSQSFPLLFMEIVEKYEDLLELEIQNKSEKNNKKYSDEINFIAKQLGILKASPKDVLEVHANVLKKRSRELSSEKAKDYTEISRKMVIELMGHLVSYYRSLSITTKQAAWFDSGKQKSFH